Genomic window (Marinobacter fonticola):
TACCGCGCCGGCTGGCCGAACCCGATGTCGTGCGTCCCATTGTTCTGGCCACCCGCCAGGGACGCCGTTTGGAAGCCGAGTACTTTTCGCTGACCAAGCCGGAAGGCGAAAGGCGCGTGCTCGAGCCTCATACCCTGATCTACAGTGGGCAGCGTTGGCATGTCCGTGCCTGGTGCGACACCAATGGCGAGTATCGGGACTTTATGCTCAGCCGTTTCCGCGGCACCCCTCAGGTACTGCCAGAGCGGAGCCGCCACAAGGCGCGCAACGATGAAACCTGGAATACCCGGGCGACCATCGTCCTGCGCCCGGATCACCGGCTAACGGAGGCGCAGCAGTCTATCATTGCCAACGATTACGCCATGGTGGAGGGCAAGTTGCGGATTGAAACCCGCGCGGCCCTCGTTCGTTATATATTGACGCTCGCCGGGCTCTGTGGTGATACGCCGAATAGCGATCCTTTGGTCCAGCAACTGGAGCTGGCCAACCGGGACGAACTGCACCCCTGGCTCCAGAAAGCGCGCCGGGTAGGCCCCTAGCCGCCGGCGCTTCCCAGCAAGGTGTTTTCGGCGCTCGCAGGGCCGGGGCAGAGACTGATACTCCTCGCGCTGATGAGCGTGGCACCGCTGGCTGCGGCGGATAGCTGCGGCGACGCTCTCACCCCCATTTCAGCGATTCAGGGAACCCGAGACACATCGCCGTTGCAAGGATCCGTGCAGCGGGTAGAGGGCGTCATAACCTTGGATGGCCGTGGTCCCGGCGGGTTGTCCGGGTTCTACCTGCAGTCGCTCCCGGATGATACCGATGCCAACGTCTCCACCTCCGAAGGGCTTTTTATATTTACCGGTGCCGAAGGCGGGCAGGTGGGTGACCACGTGCGCGTCGAAGGCTCGATCAAAGAATATTACGGCCT
Coding sequences:
- a CDS encoding helix-turn-helix transcriptional regulator, with protein sequence MKKTDWPIRWDLLLRYRLIEIIALWEGRLTTNHICHAFGIGRQQASKDINTYLREVAPGNLEYDRHLKGYVPADRFQPTVTQGRSDEYLEVLGRDHALSETFESLDLGLPNTEILHVPRRLAEPDVVRPIVLATRQGRRLEAEYFSLTKPEGERRVLEPHTLIYSGQRWHVRAWCDTNGEYRDFMLSRFRGTPQVLPERSRHKARNDETWNTRATIVLRPDHRLTEAQQSIIANDYAMVEGKLRIETRAALVRYILTLAGLCGDTPNSDPLVQQLELANRDELHPWLQKARRVGP